From a region of the Panicum virgatum strain AP13 chromosome 2K, P.virgatum_v5, whole genome shotgun sequence genome:
- the LOC120695818 gene encoding mavicyanin-like, with protein sequence MVVARAFLAVAAVAAVLQLAAAADHPVGGSGSWDASGTSYNAWSAKQTFKQGDTLSFQFAPSHDVTEVDKKDYDSCSAANPIKSYTGGSAAVKLTAPGKRYFICSVTGHCASGMKLEVTVAAAAVTAPAPGKGGKPHHKRSVAPTPAPAVAAPEPAASSTDDVSTPTAAPAPRSSDAATIGVLGGKAFVGLAVGVAMALAAM encoded by the exons ATGGTGGTGGCCAGAGCCTTCCTCGCCGTGGCGGCCGTGGCCGCTGTCCTGcagctcgccgcggcggcggaccaTCCTGTGGGAGGCAGCGGCAGCTGGGACGCCAGCGGCACCAGCTACAACGCCTGGTCCGCCAAGCAGACCTTCAAGCAGGGCGACACCCTGT CGTTCCAGTTCGCGCCGTCCCACGACGTCACCGAGGTCGACAAGAAGGACTACGactcctgctccgccgccaaCCCCATCAAGTCCTACACCGGCGGAAGCGCCGCCGTCAAGCTCACCGCCCCGGGCAAGCGCTACTTCATCTGCAGCGTGACCGGCCACTGCGCCTCCGGCATGAAGCTCGAGGTCaccgtcgccgcggccgcggtcaccgcgcccgcgcccggcaAGGGCGGCAAGCCCCACCACAAGAGGAGCGTCGCCCCGACCCCGGCCCCTGCAGTGGCGGCACCGGAGCCTGCTGCTTCTTCCACCGACGACGTATCCacgcccacggcggcgccggcgcccaggTCGTCGGACGCGGCCACCATTGGCGTGCTCGGAGGCAAGGCTTTCGTGGGGCTCGCCGTGGGCGTCGCCATGGCCTTGGCCGCCATGTGA